One region of Hoeflea sp. 108 genomic DNA includes:
- a CDS encoding DMT family transporter, protein MPLWIPITIAAAFLQNLRSVVQKHLKGVMGTTGATFVRFGFGFPFALAFVGVLHFAVGYELPALNRTFFIWAVVGGLGQIAATFLLIHLFSFRNFAVGTAYSRTEPAQAALFGLLFLGERATTGAIAAIAISVFGVMLISVAHMAFNVRTLVTSVASRNALIGLASGTFFGISAVAYRAASLALGGPNFMMQAAVTLAVVIVFQTLLMFAWIVWKERDELPRIAKAWRPALFTGLVGASASFGWFMAMTLQQAAIVKSLAQIEMLFTFASSVFFFREKINRLEVAGCILIVGGILVLLAVG, encoded by the coding sequence ATGCCATTGTGGATTCCCATCACCATCGCTGCCGCCTTTCTGCAGAATCTGCGGTCGGTGGTGCAAAAGCACCTCAAGGGCGTAATGGGCACCACGGGTGCCACCTTCGTCCGCTTCGGCTTCGGCTTTCCCTTCGCTCTCGCTTTTGTCGGCGTGCTGCATTTCGCGGTTGGCTACGAGTTGCCGGCGCTTAACAGGACCTTCTTCATCTGGGCGGTGGTCGGCGGCCTCGGCCAGATCGCCGCCACCTTCCTGCTGATCCACCTGTTCTCGTTCCGCAACTTTGCCGTCGGCACCGCCTATTCGCGCACCGAACCGGCGCAGGCAGCTCTCTTTGGTCTGCTCTTCCTTGGCGAGCGGGCGACAACAGGCGCCATTGCCGCGATTGCCATCAGCGTCTTCGGCGTGATGCTGATCTCGGTCGCCCATATGGCCTTCAATGTGCGGACGCTGGTGACCTCGGTCGCCAGCCGCAATGCTCTGATCGGCCTTGCCTCCGGCACGTTCTTCGGCATCTCGGCGGTCGCCTACCGTGCCGCCTCGCTGGCACTGGGCGGTCCCAATTTCATGATGCAGGCAGCGGTGACGCTGGCGGTGGTCATCGTCTTCCAGACGCTCTTGATGTTTGCCTGGATCGTCTGGAAGGAGCGCGACGAGCTGCCGCGCATCGCCAAGGCCTGGCGGCCGGCGCTGTTCACCGGCCTGGTGGGCGCTTCCGCATCCTTCGGCTGGTTCATGGCGATGACGCTGCAACAGGCTGCGATCGTCAAGTCGCTGGCCCAGATCGAGATGTTGTTCACCTTTGCGTCGTCGGTGTTCTTCTTCCGCGAGAAGATCAACCGGCTGGAGGTCGCCGGCTGCATCCTCATCGTCGGCGGCATCCTGGTGCTGCTCGCGGTCGGCTAG
- the phhA gene encoding phenylalanine 4-monooxygenase: MSGEEKVVGVSVQDYARECAEQGLRGDYSLCRSDFTVEQKYDYSAAEQEVWRTLCDRQTKLTERLAHHSYLDGMEALGLTAKIPDFHEVSDKLRKLTGWEIVAVPGLIPAQPFFDHLANRRFPVTNWLRTREELDYIVEPDMFHDFFGHVPVLSQPAFADFMQLYGEKAGDYIALGGDEMITRLYWYAVEYGLMQAPGEPLKAFGAGLMSSFTELQFAVESRDAHHVPFNVETVMRTTYEIDKFQRAYFVLPSFDALKDAFQSGDIAGIIGRFKDQPTLDPSMI; this comes from the coding sequence ATGTCCGGGGAGGAAAAGGTCGTGGGTGTCAGCGTTCAGGACTATGCGCGCGAATGCGCCGAACAGGGATTGCGCGGCGACTATTCGCTGTGCCGCTCGGACTTCACCGTCGAGCAGAAATATGACTACAGCGCAGCCGAGCAGGAGGTGTGGCGCACCCTGTGCGACCGCCAGACCAAGCTCACCGAAAGGCTGGCGCACCACTCCTATCTCGACGGCATGGAGGCCCTCGGCCTGACCGCAAAGATCCCCGACTTCCACGAGGTCAGCGACAAGCTGCGCAAGCTCACCGGCTGGGAGATCGTCGCGGTGCCCGGCCTGATCCCGGCACAGCCGTTCTTCGATCACCTCGCCAATCGCCGTTTCCCCGTCACCAACTGGCTGAGGACGCGCGAAGAGCTCGACTACATCGTCGAGCCAGACATGTTCCACGATTTCTTCGGCCATGTGCCGGTGCTCAGCCAACCGGCCTTCGCCGACTTCATGCAGCTTTACGGCGAGAAGGCCGGCGACTACATCGCGCTCGGCGGCGACGAGATGATCACCCGGCTCTACTGGTACGCGGTCGAATACGGGCTGATGCAGGCACCGGGCGAGCCGCTCAAGGCGTTCGGCGCCGGCCTGATGTCGTCCTTCACCGAGCTGCAGTTCGCGGTCGAAAGCCGCGACGCGCACCATGTGCCGTTCAATGTCGAGACGGTGATGCGAACGACCTACGAGATCGACAAGTTCCAGCGCGCCTATTTCGTGCTGCCGTCCTTCGATGCGCTCAAGGACGCGTTCCAGAGCGGCGACATCGCCGGCATCATCGGGCGCTTCAAGGACCAGCCGACGCTCGACCCATCGATGATCTAG
- a CDS encoding Lrp/AsnC family transcriptional regulator yields MPHLDDYEIRMLDILQRDGRKPISEIAQEIGLSNTPCTRRFEALQEAGIIKGFSAQVSRRAVGLMVEVFVQVRLVSHSDGSPEKFIAAVQRMDEVSACWTMTGDYDFLLHVMVPEVDDLNGFVMHRLMRLSGVRDVHTQLVLQNIKGPGHVPLAHLER; encoded by the coding sequence ATGCCTCATCTCGACGATTACGAAATCCGCATGCTCGACATCCTGCAGCGCGACGGGCGCAAGCCGATCTCGGAGATCGCGCAGGAGATCGGGCTTTCCAACACGCCCTGTACCCGCCGCTTCGAGGCGTTGCAGGAAGCTGGTATCATCAAGGGTTTTTCGGCCCAGGTCAGCCGTCGCGCCGTCGGCCTGATGGTCGAAGTGTTCGTACAGGTCCGCCTGGTCAGCCACAGCGACGGCTCGCCGGAAAAATTCATCGCTGCCGTGCAGCGCATGGACGAGGTCTCGGCCTGCTGGACGATGACCGGTGACTACGACTTCCTGCTGCATGTCATGGTGCCCGAGGTCGACGACCTCAACGGCTTCGTCATGCACCGCCTGATGCGGCTGTCGGGCGTGCGCGACGTGCACACGCAACTCGTGCTGCAGAACATCAAGGGCCCGGGCCACGTGCCGCTCGCGCATCTGGAGCGGTAG
- a CDS encoding MarR family transcriptional regulator → MHAITQAIMRWQEATQAYDEAVGERAGLNIAERRALALLMEGAQPAGAIATATALTPAAVTALIDRLEKRDLVRRTRSAEDRRKVMVEGGDAARELAETYYGPVARAGAAMLDRYSDTELGVIERFVQDALALQEKELARLSGA, encoded by the coding sequence ATGCATGCGATCACCCAGGCCATCATGCGCTGGCAGGAGGCGACCCAGGCCTATGACGAGGCCGTCGGCGAGCGTGCCGGTTTGAACATCGCCGAGCGGCGGGCGCTGGCCTTGCTGATGGAGGGGGCACAGCCGGCAGGTGCCATTGCGACGGCAACGGCGCTGACGCCCGCCGCCGTAACGGCCCTGATCGACAGACTGGAAAAGCGGGACCTGGTCCGCCGGACGCGCAGCGCCGAGGACAGACGAAAGGTCATGGTCGAAGGCGGCGATGCCGCGCGCGAACTGGCCGAAACCTACTACGGACCGGTCGCCAGAGCGGGTGCTGCGATGCTAGATCGCTACAGCGATACGGAACTCGGCGTTATCGAGCGGTTCGTTCAGGACGCGCTCGCGCTGCAGGAGAAGGAACTGGCGCGCCTGTCGGGAGCTTGA
- the argB gene encoding acetylglutamate kinase, whose product MPMSTNVAANAEMQAALLSAALPYMQRYENKTVVVKYGGHAMGDVTLGRAFARDIALLKQSGVNPIVVHGGGPQIGAMLNKMGIESKFEGGLRVTDQKTVEIVEMVLAGSINKEIVALINAEGEWAIGLCGKDGNMVFAEKAKKTMIDPDSNIEKVLDLGFVGEPVEVDRTLLDLLARSEMIPVLAPVAPGRDGHTYNINADTFAGAIAGALKASRLLFLTDVPGVLDKDKKLIDELTVSDAKALIRDGTISGGMIPKVETCIEAIERGVEGVVILNGKTPHSVLLELFTEHGAGTLIVP is encoded by the coding sequence ATGCCGATGTCGACGAACGTCGCCGCCAACGCCGAAATGCAGGCAGCCCTGCTTTCAGCAGCCCTGCCTTACATGCAGCGTTACGAGAACAAGACGGTCGTGGTGAAATATGGCGGCCATGCCATGGGCGACGTCACGCTCGGCCGCGCCTTCGCCCGCGACATCGCCCTGCTCAAGCAATCGGGCGTCAATCCGATCGTCGTTCATGGCGGCGGCCCGCAGATCGGCGCGATGCTGAACAAGATGGGCATCGAATCGAAGTTCGAGGGCGGCCTGCGCGTCACCGACCAGAAGACGGTCGAGATCGTCGAGATGGTCCTGGCCGGCTCGATCAACAAGGAGATCGTCGCCCTCATCAACGCCGAGGGCGAATGGGCCATTGGCCTATGCGGCAAGGACGGCAACATGGTCTTCGCCGAAAAGGCCAAGAAGACCATGATCGACCCCGATTCGAACATCGAGAAGGTGCTCGACCTCGGCTTCGTCGGCGAACCGGTCGAAGTCGACCGCACGCTGCTCGACCTGCTCGCGCGCTCGGAGATGATCCCGGTACTGGCCCCCGTCGCCCCCGGACGTGACGGTCATACCTACAACATCAACGCCGACACCTTCGCAGGCGCCATCGCCGGCGCGCTCAAGGCCTCGCGGCTGCTGTTCCTCACCGACGTGCCCGGCGTGCTCGACAAGGACAAGAAGCTGATTGACGAGCTGACCGTCTCCGACGCCAAGGCGCTGATCCGGGACGGCACGATCTCGGGCGGGATGATCCCCAAGGTCGAGACCTGCATCGAGGCTATCGAGCGCGGCGTCGAAGGCGTCGTCATCCTCAACGGCAAGACCCCGCATTCGGTGCTGCTCGAACTGTTCACCGAACACGGCGCCGGCACGCTGATCGTTCCGTAA
- a CDS encoding sigma-70 family RNA polymerase sigma factor, translated as MTPQDITKLIVRTSMKDRGAFDLLYRQTSAKLFGVCLRVLNDRAEAEEALQEVFVKIWTKADRFAVSDLSPISWLVAIARNHAIDRIRARRQPTVAIDEAMEIADPTPGPEAAAVAGDEAGRIRGCLDELEQDRAAAVRGAYLKGESYAELAERHGVPLNTMRTWLRRSLIKLRECLER; from the coding sequence ATGACGCCGCAGGACATCACCAAGCTGATAGTGCGGACTTCGATGAAGGATCGCGGAGCTTTCGATCTGCTTTACCGGCAGACGAGTGCGAAACTTTTCGGCGTCTGCCTGCGTGTATTGAATGACAGGGCAGAAGCCGAGGAGGCACTGCAAGAGGTCTTCGTCAAGATCTGGACGAAGGCCGACCGCTTCGCAGTATCCGATCTCAGCCCCATTTCGTGGCTCGTGGCCATCGCGCGCAACCATGCGATCGATCGCATCAGGGCGCGGCGACAGCCGACCGTTGCCATCGACGAGGCGATGGAGATCGCCGATCCGACGCCGGGGCCGGAGGCGGCCGCGGTTGCGGGCGACGAGGCCGGGCGCATACGAGGCTGCCTGGATGAGCTGGAACAGGACCGGGCTGCCGCCGTTCGCGGCGCCTATCTCAAGGGGGAGAGTTATGCCGAACTCGCGGAACGCCACGGCGTGCCGCTCAACACCATGCGTACCTGGCTGCGCCGCAGCCTGATCAAGCTCAGGGAATGTCTGGAAAGATGA
- a CDS encoding anti-sigma factor: MTLAEDNGPEHGGDDIVAAEYVLGVLTANERSQAAARIDNEPGFARLVDRWEVHLSPLASAYPEVTPPETVKPAIDRRLFTGAITASGPAASSSLWSSLAFWRGLAAVAVAVLALYVAVPYMAPPAVAPQERMVASLAADGSDVKYMIMYDERAGEIGLSHVAGERGAGKDFELWMIEGTNAPVSMGVIPTGTTMKMPVKEDMRQKLAAGAVLAISLEPQGGSPTGLPTGPVVAAGDLRNI; encoded by the coding sequence ATGACACTGGCGGAAGACAACGGACCGGAACATGGAGGCGACGATATCGTTGCCGCCGAATATGTTCTCGGCGTGCTTACCGCCAACGAGCGGAGCCAGGCTGCCGCGCGCATCGACAACGAGCCCGGCTTTGCCCGGCTGGTCGATCGTTGGGAAGTTCATCTGTCGCCGCTTGCATCAGCTTATCCGGAAGTTACGCCGCCCGAGACGGTGAAACCGGCCATCGACCGCCGCCTGTTCACCGGGGCCATCACGGCATCCGGGCCTGCTGCCTCGTCGAGCCTCTGGTCGAGCCTGGCTTTCTGGCGCGGGCTGGCCGCTGTCGCCGTGGCGGTGCTCGCCCTCTACGTCGCCGTGCCCTACATGGCCCCGCCGGCGGTTGCGCCGCAGGAGCGCATGGTGGCTTCGCTGGCTGCCGACGGCAGCGATGTCAAATACATGATCATGTATGACGAAAGGGCCGGCGAGATCGGCCTGTCGCATGTCGCCGGCGAGCGTGGCGCGGGCAAGGACTTCGAGCTCTGGATGATCGAGGGCACCAACGCGCCGGTGTCGATGGGCGTCATCCCCACCGGCACCACCATGAAGATGCCGGTCAAGGAAGACATGCGTCAGAAACTCGCTGCTGGGGCGGTGCTGGCCATCAGCCTCGAGCCCCAGGGTGGTTCGCCCACCGGCCTGCCAACCGGCCCCGTCGTCGCCGCGGGCGACCTGCGCAACATCTGA
- a CDS encoding fasciclin domain-containing protein — MRKISLALLAGTFSALATFAYAENPMVGGAAMYANKNIVENAVNSKDHTTLVAAVKAAGLVKTLEGKGPFTVFAPTNEAFAALPKGTVETLLKPENKDKLAKILTCHVVGAKAMAADVMKMVKDDGGAHKVKTAGGCELTLKDDGGKVTVTDENGNVANVTIADVAQSNGVIHVIDKVLLPKM, encoded by the coding sequence ATGCGTAAGATCTCTCTCGCTTTGCTTGCCGGCACCTTCTCTGCTCTCGCCACCTTCGCCTATGCCGAAAACCCGATGGTCGGCGGCGCTGCCATGTACGCCAACAAGAACATCGTCGAGAACGCGGTGAACTCGAAGGACCACACCACGCTCGTTGCTGCGGTCAAGGCTGCCGGTCTGGTCAAGACGCTGGAAGGCAAGGGCCCGTTCACGGTGTTCGCGCCGACCAACGAGGCCTTCGCCGCGCTGCCCAAGGGCACTGTCGAAACCCTGCTCAAGCCTGAAAACAAGGACAAGCTGGCCAAGATCCTGACCTGCCATGTCGTCGGTGCCAAGGCGATGGCCGCCGACGTGATGAAGATGGTCAAGGACGACGGCGGCGCCCACAAGGTCAAGACTGCTGGCGGCTGCGAGCTGACACTCAAGGACGACGGTGGCAAGGTCACCGTTACCGACGAGAACGGCAATGTCGCCAACGTCACCATCGCCGATGTCGCTCAGTCGAACGGTGTCATCCATGTCATCGACAAGGTGTTGCTGCCCAAGATGTGA
- the msrB gene encoding peptide-methionine (R)-S-oxide reductase MsrB, whose protein sequence is MKRRTFLLGGAASAVLFATLGPRRLMLGGQARAESFEVTRTDDQWRATLTPAQFAVLRQEDTESPWTSQLLKEHRKGIFHCAGCDLAAYSSEAKYDSGTGWPSFWEALPDAIGTKTDTSLLMTRTEVHCRRCGGHFGHIFDDGPQPTGKRHCINGLALTFKPATA, encoded by the coding sequence ATGAAACGCCGTACGTTTCTGCTGGGTGGCGCAGCATCCGCCGTTCTTTTCGCCACGTTGGGGCCGAGGCGCTTGATGCTCGGCGGACAGGCGCGGGCCGAGAGCTTCGAGGTGACCAGGACCGATGACCAGTGGCGCGCGACCCTGACACCGGCCCAGTTCGCCGTGCTGCGCCAGGAAGACACCGAAAGCCCCTGGACCAGCCAGCTGCTCAAGGAGCACCGCAAGGGCATCTTCCACTGCGCCGGCTGCGATCTCGCCGCCTATTCGTCTGAGGCCAAATACGACTCTGGCACGGGTTGGCCGAGCTTCTGGGAAGCCTTGCCCGATGCCATCGGCACCAAGACCGACACGTCGCTGCTGATGACCCGGACCGAGGTCCATTGCCGGCGCTGTGGCGGCCATTTCGGCCACATCTTCGACGACGGTCCCCAACCCACCGGCAAACGCCATTGCATCAACGGACTGGCGCTGACCTTCAAGCCGGCGACCGCCTAG
- the yihA gene encoding ribosome biogenesis GTP-binding protein YihA/YsxC, with translation MTRPPVDTETFTRPWIFIRGVPAMKFLPPEGPPEIAFAGRSNVGKSSLINGLVRQGGLARTSNTPGRTQELNYFVPDGYSGAEGDLPPMALVDMPGYGYAKAPKEQVDAWTKLVFDYLRGRVTLKRVYVLIDSRHGIKKNDEEVLTLLDKAAISYQIVLTKTDKIKAAGVPRLIEETLAKIKKRAAAFPVVLATSSEKNEGMEELRAAIALVVNGG, from the coding sequence TTGACAAGGCCCCCGGTCGATACCGAGACATTCACCCGGCCGTGGATCTTCATCCGCGGTGTGCCGGCGATGAAGTTCCTGCCGCCAGAGGGGCCGCCCGAAATCGCCTTTGCCGGCCGTTCCAATGTCGGCAAGTCGTCGCTTATCAACGGGCTGGTCCGCCAGGGTGGACTGGCGCGCACGTCGAACACGCCGGGACGCACCCAGGAGCTCAACTACTTCGTGCCCGATGGCTATTCCGGCGCCGAGGGAGATTTGCCGCCGATGGCGCTGGTCGACATGCCCGGCTACGGCTACGCCAAGGCGCCGAAGGAGCAGGTCGACGCCTGGACCAAGCTGGTGTTCGACTATCTGCGCGGCCGCGTGACGCTCAAGCGCGTCTATGTGCTGATCGATTCCCGCCACGGCATCAAGAAGAACGACGAGGAAGTGCTGACCCTGCTCGACAAGGCGGCGATCTCCTACCAGATCGTGCTGACCAAGACCGACAAGATCAAGGCGGCCGGCGTGCCCAGGCTGATCGAGGAGACGCTGGCCAAGATCAAGAAGCGCGCCGCCGCCTTCCCGGTCGTGCTCGCCACTTCGTCCGAAAAGAACGAAGGCATGGAGGAACTCCGGGCAGCGATCGCCCTGGTGGTCAACGGCGGCTAG
- a CDS encoding CatB-related O-acetyltransferase, giving the protein MHGPNPSIKHPMPMHKRVGFLKPLVDAGNIEIGDFTYYDDPEGPDLFQQKCVLHHYPFIGDKLIIGKFCAIAEGARFIMNGANHAMSGFSTYPFNIFGHGWEDGFDVDTWRQEVRGDTIIGNDVWIGMEAVILPGVHIGDGAIIAAKSVVSRHVPPYAIVAGNPSAVVKKRFDDKTIEKLLAIAWWNWPVEKIGRNLNAIRGSDIAQLEAAV; this is encoded by the coding sequence ATGCATGGACCCAACCCTTCGATCAAGCACCCGATGCCGATGCACAAGCGCGTCGGCTTCCTCAAGCCCCTCGTCGACGCCGGCAACATCGAGATCGGCGACTTCACCTACTATGACGATCCCGAAGGCCCGGACCTGTTCCAGCAGAAATGCGTGCTGCACCACTATCCGTTCATCGGCGACAAGCTGATCATCGGCAAGTTCTGTGCCATCGCCGAAGGCGCGCGCTTCATCATGAACGGCGCCAACCATGCGATGTCGGGCTTTTCGACCTACCCCTTCAACATCTTCGGACATGGCTGGGAAGACGGCTTCGACGTCGACACCTGGCGGCAGGAGGTGCGCGGCGACACGATCATCGGCAATGACGTGTGGATCGGCATGGAAGCGGTGATCCTGCCCGGCGTCCATATCGGCGACGGCGCCATCATTGCTGCGAAATCGGTTGTCAGCCGGCATGTACCGCCGTATGCGATCGTTGCCGGAAATCCTTCGGCCGTCGTCAAGAAGCGTTTCGACGACAAGACCATCGAGAAGCTGCTGGCAATTGCATGGTGGAACTGGCCCGTCGAAAAGATCGGTCGCAACCTGAACGCCATTCGCGGCTCGGATATTGCTCAGCTGGAGGCTGCGGTTTGA
- the yidC gene encoding membrane protein insertase YidC — MENNRNFFITIALSVLILTLWQVFYMNPRVETQREAARVQAERVAQEQKAAQPAGTAGSVPTTQPQAGVPGTPAVQGAAPADRAQAVATSNRVAIDTPSLKGSINLTGARVDDLSLKDYRVTVEPNSPIIELLNPQSLPSGFYGEIGFVGSEATGTVPGPDTVWTAEGNQTLTPATPVTLTYVNDKGLTFKRQIAVDQDYMFTITDTVTNAGSADVSLANYGRITRFDKPLHASTYVLHEGLIGVTGTEGLQELKYATIEKDKQVLPGKSTDGWLGITDKYWAAALVPSGKQAFQPRFSYFDDGRPRYQSDYLTDPITVAAGQSATVETLMFAGAKEVAKINAYEKDRQIRQFNLMIDWGWFYFITKPMFWLIDTLYKFLGNFGLAILATTVIVKAIFFPLANKSYKSMANMKKVQPKMLEIREKYADDKMKQQQAMMELYKTEKINPLAGCWPVLIQIPVFFALYKVLYVTIEMRHAPFFGWIHDLAAPDPTSLFNLFGLLPWGVPAFLMIGVWPLIMGVTMFLQMRMNPTPPDPTQAAIFTWMPIIFTFMMAGFPAGLVLYWAWNNTLSILQQGFIMKRQGAKIELWDNLGTLFKKKPKPAE, encoded by the coding sequence ATGGAAAACAACCGTAATTTCTTTATCACCATCGCCTTGTCGGTGCTGATCCTGACGCTCTGGCAGGTGTTCTACATGAACCCGCGCGTCGAGACGCAGCGCGAGGCAGCACGCGTTCAGGCCGAACGGGTCGCGCAGGAGCAGAAGGCTGCCCAGCCGGCCGGCACCGCAGGCAGCGTTCCGACCACCCAGCCGCAGGCAGGCGTGCCCGGCACGCCTGCAGTCCAGGGTGCAGCCCCCGCTGACCGTGCCCAGGCCGTCGCCACCTCCAATCGCGTCGCCATCGACACGCCGAGCCTCAAGGGCTCGATCAATCTCACCGGCGCACGCGTCGACGACCTCAGCCTCAAGGATTACCGGGTCACGGTCGAGCCGAACTCGCCGATCATCGAACTGCTGAACCCGCAGTCGCTGCCATCCGGCTTCTACGGCGAAATCGGTTTCGTCGGCAGCGAGGCGACCGGCACCGTGCCTGGCCCCGACACCGTCTGGACCGCCGAAGGCAACCAGACGCTGACGCCCGCGACCCCGGTCACGCTGACCTATGTCAACGACAAGGGCCTGACCTTCAAGCGTCAGATCGCGGTCGACCAGGACTACATGTTCACCATCACCGACACGGTGACGAACGCCGGCAGCGCCGACGTGTCGCTGGCCAACTACGGCCGCATCACCCGCTTCGACAAGCCGCTGCATGCCTCGACCTACGTGCTGCACGAAGGCCTGATCGGCGTCACCGGCACCGAAGGCCTGCAGGAACTGAAGTACGCGACCATCGAGAAGGACAAGCAGGTCCTGCCCGGCAAGTCCACCGACGGCTGGCTCGGCATCACCGACAAATATTGGGCAGCTGCACTCGTGCCCTCGGGCAAGCAGGCGTTCCAGCCGCGCTTCTCCTATTTCGACGACGGCCGTCCGCGCTATCAGTCGGACTACCTGACCGACCCGATCACGGTCGCGGCCGGCCAGTCGGCCACGGTCGAGACGCTGATGTTCGCCGGCGCCAAGGAAGTGGCCAAGATCAACGCCTATGAAAAGGACCGCCAGATCCGTCAGTTCAACCTGATGATCGACTGGGGCTGGTTCTACTTCATCACCAAGCCGATGTTCTGGCTGATCGACACGCTCTACAAGTTCCTCGGCAATTTCGGCCTGGCCATCCTGGCCACCACCGTCATCGTCAAGGCCATCTTCTTCCCGCTCGCCAACAAGTCGTACAAGTCGATGGCGAACATGAAGAAGGTGCAGCCGAAGATGCTTGAAATCCGCGAGAAATATGCGGACGACAAGATGAAGCAGCAGCAGGCGATGATGGAGCTGTACAAGACCGAGAAGATCAACCCGCTGGCAGGCTGCTGGCCGGTGCTGATCCAGATCCCGGTGTTCTTCGCGCTCTACAAGGTGCTCTACGTCACAATCGAAATGCGGCATGCGCCGTTCTTCGGCTGGATCCACGACCTGGCCGCACCGGATCCGACGTCGCTGTTCAACCTGTTCGGCCTGCTGCCGTGGGGCGTGCCTGCCTTCCTGATGATCGGCGTGTGGCCGCTCATCATGGGCGTGACCATGTTCCTGCAGATGCGCATGAACCCAACGCCTCCGGATCCGACCCAGGCCGCGATCTTCACCTGGATGCCAATCATCTTCACCTTCATGATGGCGGGTTTCCCTGCCGGTCTGGTGCTGTACTGGGCCTGGAACAACACGTTGTCGATCCTGCAGCAGGGCTTCATCATGAAGCGCCAGGGCGCCAAGATCGAACTGTGGGACAATCTCGGAACGCTGTTCAAGAAAAAGCCCAAGCCGGCCGAATAG
- the rnpA gene encoding ribonuclease P protein component, with amino-acid sequence MPADGKPEGSAPHGRGPERLLKRKQFLAVRRGDKRRGRFFLVEVLDRDDQAGPRVGYTVTKKVGNAVVRNRVKRRLREAVRTHAAGDMAAGKDYVIVGREDVLTAPFGQITAELSRRIRGTR; translated from the coding sequence TTGCCCGCTGACGGCAAGCCAGAGGGGTCTGCTCCGCACGGACGCGGCCCCGAACGGCTTCTGAAAAGAAAACAGTTTCTGGCCGTCCGCCGCGGTGACAAGCGGCGCGGGCGGTTTTTTCTCGTCGAGGTTTTGGATCGCGACGACCAAGCGGGGCCGAGGGTCGGCTATACCGTCACCAAGAAGGTCGGCAATGCGGTTGTCCGCAATCGTGTCAAACGGCGCCTCAGGGAAGCCGTTCGTACACATGCCGCAGGTGACATGGCCGCCGGCAAAGACTATGTGATCGTCGGGCGCGAAGATGTGCTCACCGCCCCTTTCGGCCAGATCACGGCCGAACTTTCTCGGCGCATTCGCGGAACGCGATAA
- the rpmH gene encoding 50S ribosomal protein L34, translated as MKRTYQPSKLVRKRRHGFRARMATKGGRGVVAARRNRGRKRLSA; from the coding sequence ATGAAGCGTACCTATCAGCCGTCCAAACTCGTCCGTAAGCGCCGTCATGGTTTCCGTGCTCGCATGGCAACCAAGGGTGGTCGTGGCGTCGTCGCAGCTCGCCGCAACCGCGGCCGCAAGCGGCTCTCCGCCTAA